The stretch of DNA TATCACATCATTCCTGGCGACCCCTCTTCTTTTGAAGTATGGGACCAATTGGATGAATATCTTACAAGACGCTGGCCGCATCCAGGCTATAAAGATGGTATTAGGATAACGGCGGCTTGTATTGATACCGGTGGTGGACACACACAAGCGGTTTATAATTACGTGCGCCCGCGTGAGGGACGACGTATCTGGGGGATTAAGGGACAAGCGGGATGGCGTGCGGTATGGCCACGCCGCCCAAGCAGAAACAATAAGGGGCAGATTAATCTCTATATTGTTGGTGTTGACGCAGCAAAAGATATTATCACGGCACGGTTTAAAAAATCCGGTCCTGAAGCATCGGGTGCTGGTGCAACACACTTTCACAAAAACCTTGATCGAGAATATTTTGACCAGCTGACCGCTGAAAGAAAAGTCATCAAATATTTTAAAGGCTTCAAGCGCATTGAATGGCAAAAAAGCGAAAAAGCAAGAAATGAAGCCTTGGACTGTAGGGTTTATGCTTATGCTGCTTTACAAGGTCTGATTTCGGCAGGAATAAACCTTAATCGAGAAGTCGATATCTTAGAAGAGCGTTTGGAAAAACTTAAAATTGAGGGCTCTTTAGAGCAGCCAACACCAAGACATGCCCCCTCTCCTGCTCCAAGAAGATCTCAGATAGCACAGCCTCAAAAGAAGCAATTCAGAACAATGATGAATCCTTATATGCAAGGGGATTGGAGGTAATTTGTGGATGAAACTTTAGAACCAATTAACAGCAAATTTTCGAGACTTGAAAGTTTAAAAAGGCGGCGTGAGCAAATTGAAGAGGCTCTTTATTCGGGAGCGCAATCGGTGCGCCATGGCGATAAGCAAGTAAGCAATCGTTCTGTTGAGGAACTTCGCAGAGCGCTTGAGATGCTGAACACACAAATAGCGGATCTTGAAGGACGCAAGCGTTCACGCGTTTTCTATTTTAATATATCACGAGGCTATTAATGGCTGGCTTTATCAATAAACTCACGGGCTTTTTTACAATTTCTCGTCAACACAATCCCCATTTTGAAGCGGCAAGCAAAAGCCGCCGTATGGGTGGTTTTGACCCCGCAAAAAAACATATTAATAAAGCCATTGAGGAATGCGGTGACACCATTGTCGCCCGTTCAAGATGGCTTTATGACAATGAATCTCTTTATGGTTCTGCAACAGAAGAATGGGTCTCTG from Bartonella taylorii encodes:
- a CDS encoding phage head-tail joining protein; the encoded protein is MDETLEPINSKFSRLESLKRRREQIEEALYSGAQSVRHGDKQVSNRSVEELRRALEMLNTQIADLEGRKRSRVFYFNISRGY